The proteins below are encoded in one region of Defluviitalea raffinosedens:
- a CDS encoding nucleoside recognition domain-containing protein, which translates to MHDSNRTISSDLFRDDIVTSIYKRAKEISDSVINCPKQKHIDWSHKLDDILTSKWTGFPIMLILLCFIFWLTIVGANVPSAMLANFLFWMEDRLTEIFIFFKAPDWLYGILILGMYRTVAWVVSVMLPPMAIFFPCFTLLEDFGYLPRVAFNLDRLFKKAGTHGKQALTMAMGFGCNAAGVVACRIIDSPRERLIATITNNFVPCNGRFPTLIALSMILIGISVHSPFAAFLSSGIVILLVLSGIAVTFIVSFILSKTLLKGTPSTFNLELPPYRKPQIGTVIVRSIFDRTLFVLGRAVSVALPAGAITWIVANIMVGDTSILNHISGFLEPFGRAIGLDGVIILAFILGLPANEIVLPIIFMSYLSKGSMIELETVEEMRNVFIANGWTWLTCLNVMLFSLFHFPCGTTLWTIRKETQSLKWTIASFIIPTLVAIVICFSTTKITHWLHLI; encoded by the coding sequence ATGCATGATTCGAATAGAACGATTTCGTCTGATCTTTTTAGAGATGATATTGTAACGTCCATTTATAAACGTGCAAAGGAAATATCAGACTCTGTCATTAACTGCCCCAAGCAAAAACATATAGATTGGAGCCATAAGCTGGATGACATTTTAACTTCAAAGTGGACCGGATTCCCCATCATGCTCATACTGCTTTGCTTTATTTTCTGGTTAACTATTGTTGGGGCCAATGTTCCTTCTGCTATGCTCGCTAATTTTTTATTCTGGATGGAAGACCGATTAACTGAAATTTTTATATTCTTTAAAGCTCCTGACTGGCTTTATGGTATCTTAATTCTTGGTATGTATCGTACTGTAGCATGGGTTGTATCTGTTATGCTGCCGCCTATGGCTATTTTCTTTCCATGCTTTACCTTACTTGAAGACTTTGGTTACTTGCCCAGAGTTGCTTTCAATTTGGATCGATTATTTAAGAAAGCCGGAACCCATGGGAAACAGGCCCTTACCATGGCCATGGGATTTGGCTGTAATGCAGCAGGGGTTGTTGCCTGCCGTATTATTGATTCTCCACGAGAAAGACTGATTGCCACGATAACAAATAATTTCGTTCCTTGTAACGGCAGATTCCCTACCCTTATTGCACTTTCTATGATCCTTATTGGTATTTCTGTTCATTCACCTTTTGCTGCTTTCTTAAGCTCCGGGATCGTTATACTCCTTGTGCTATCCGGAATAGCAGTTACTTTTATTGTATCCTTCATACTGTCTAAAACTTTACTGAAAGGTACTCCTTCCACCTTTAATTTAGAACTGCCTCCTTACAGAAAACCTCAAATTGGTACGGTCATTGTCAGATCTATATTTGACAGAACCTTATTCGTTCTCGGCCGTGCAGTCAGTGTAGCTCTTCCTGCCGGCGCCATTACCTGGATTGTGGCTAATATAATGGTGGGAGATACCAGTATCCTGAATCATATTTCCGGATTTTTAGAGCCGTTTGGAAGAGCTATAGGGTTAGACGGGGTTATTATTCTCGCTTTTATTCTCGGATTACCAGCCAATGAAATCGTATTGCCTATTATTTTCATGAGTTATTTATCAAAAGGCTCTATGATTGAGCTTGAAACCGTTGAAGAAATGAGAAATGTCTTTATAGCCAACGGCTGGACCTGGCTTACCTGTTTAAATGTTATGCTGTTCTCTCTCTTCCATTTCCCCTGTGGTACTACCCTATGGACAATTAGGAAAGAAACCCAGAGTCTTAAATGGACCATAGCTTCATTTATCATTCCAACACTTGTTGCCATTGTTATATGTTTTAGTACTACTAAGATCACCCACTGGCTTCATTTAATATAA
- a CDS encoding FtsX-like permease family protein, with protein sequence MSKMFYQRLAISNIKKNKQAYSPYILTCICSVMIFYTIDFICVNEEFNKSYELEILKLLLRIGTFILAIFTVIFLFYTNSFLIKRRKKEIGLYNILGMEKKHIAKVLFWENLIVALLSMTIGLIWGILLSKLMFLILIKIIKFTIFMGFIISIKCILETVILFSVIFALTLINNLTQIHLAKPIELLKGEEVGEKEPKTKWLLTLIGVLSLGTGYCLVLVIQIPMLMLYLFFAEVILIMIGTYTLFTAGSITFLKMLRKNKKFYYQKNHFINVSSMIYRIKQNAIGLSNICILSTAVLSIVFIITSLYLGIDDLLRTRYPKDILMQVFDERQEEMIKLRKEVKETASNLNVTIKDEIEYRLATMPMNQNKNIFTYADRRESLFNDTCLLVAMPLSDYNVITNQLVSLNEDEVLLYIHKRKIKGDRISISGNVFTIKERISHLPVKGFTFDILANGYLIVVPDERIHDIAIEGLTDHYGFDTDASPEEEIALTEAITQIIQERNVFAICEGLEQAREIFLVIFGGVLFIGIYLGVVFIMATVLIIYYKQISEGYEDKNRFEIMKKVGMTKDEIKKVIKSQVLMVFFLPLITAIIHFMVALKAIIKVFAMLSLMNTTLFLYCIIGTIVIFTFFYVAIYVLTSRTYYKIVS encoded by the coding sequence ATGAGTAAGATGTTTTACCAAAGACTGGCAATATCCAATATCAAAAAGAATAAACAGGCTTATTCTCCATATATTCTGACGTGCATTTGCAGCGTCATGATATTTTATACGATCGATTTCATATGTGTGAATGAGGAATTTAATAAATCCTATGAGTTAGAAATTCTTAAACTTTTACTTAGAATAGGAACTTTTATTTTGGCAATATTTACTGTAATTTTTCTTTTTTATACCAATAGTTTTTTGATTAAAAGAAGAAAAAAGGAGATAGGCCTTTACAATATACTAGGTATGGAAAAAAAACATATTGCTAAGGTTTTATTCTGGGAAAATTTAATAGTGGCACTTCTTAGTATGACAATAGGATTAATCTGGGGAATTTTACTGAGTAAGCTTATGTTTTTAATACTTATTAAAATTATAAAGTTTACAATATTTATGGGATTTATTATTTCAATAAAATGTATTTTAGAAACAGTTATTCTCTTTTCTGTAATTTTTGCGCTGACCTTGATCAATAATCTAACACAAATTCACCTTGCAAAACCTATCGAACTGCTTAAGGGAGAAGAAGTTGGAGAAAAAGAGCCAAAAACTAAGTGGCTGCTTACCCTAATTGGTGTTCTAAGCCTTGGAACTGGCTATTGCCTTGTTTTAGTGATCCAAATACCGATGCTTATGCTTTATCTGTTTTTTGCAGAGGTTATTTTAATTATGATAGGAACCTATACTCTATTTACAGCAGGCAGTATCACTTTTTTAAAGATGCTAAGGAAAAATAAAAAATTCTATTATCAAAAGAACCATTTCATTAATGTATCCAGCATGATTTATCGTATAAAACAAAATGCCATAGGGCTTTCCAATATTTGTATTTTATCAACAGCTGTTTTGAGTATAGTATTTATCATAACATCTCTTTATCTTGGAATAGACGATTTACTTAGAACGAGATATCCGAAAGATATTTTAATGCAAGTATTTGATGAAAGACAAGAAGAAATGATTAAGCTGCGCAAGGAGGTAAAGGAAACAGCCAGTAATCTTAATGTGACCATAAAAGACGAAATCGAATATCGTTTGGCAACCATGCCTATGAATCAGAATAAAAATATTTTCACTTATGCGGATAGAAGAGAATCCCTATTTAATGACACATGCCTGCTGGTAGCGATGCCTTTAAGCGATTATAATGTCATCACCAATCAATTGGTTTCTTTAAATGAAGATGAAGTTTTATTATATATCCATAAGAGGAAAATCAAAGGTGACCGTATAAGTATTTCAGGTAATGTTTTTACCATAAAGGAACGGATCAGTCATTTGCCTGTAAAAGGCTTTACTTTTGATATATTAGCCAATGGATATTTAATTGTTGTGCCAGATGAAAGAATTCATGATATCGCTATAGAAGGGCTGACTGATCATTATGGCTTCGATACGGATGCCAGTCCTGAGGAGGAGATTGCTTTAACAGAGGCAATTACTCAAATAATTCAGGAAAGAAATGTGTTTGCAATTTGCGAAGGACTGGAGCAAGCAAGGGAAATATTTTTAGTTATATTTGGAGGGGTTTTGTTTATTGGCATTTATCTTGGAGTGGTTTTTATTATGGCTACTGTACTGATTATTTATTATAAGCAGATTTCCGAAGGGTATGAGGATAAGAATCGGTTTGAAATCATGAAGAAAGTAGGAATGACCAAAGATGAGATCAAAAAAGTAATTAAGAGTCAAGTCCTTATGGTATTTTTCCTGCCATTGATTACGGCAATCATTCATTTTATGGTTGCGCTTAAAGCCATTATAAAGGTTTTTGCAATGCTTAGCCTTATGAATACTACCTTATTTCTGTATTGCATCATTGGGACCATTGTGATTTTTACATTTTTTTATGTTGCCATATATGTCCTTACTTCCAGAACGTATTATAAAATAGTCAGTTAA
- a CDS encoding ABC transporter ATP-binding protein — protein MTLLEVKKLKKVYTSRLGTNHVQALSNVSFSVEEGEYVAIMGESGSGKTTLLNIIAALDKPTSGEVVLNGISSQNLKEKDISKFRRDNLGFVFQDFNLLDTFSLQDNIFLPLVLSGKSYDEMNSRLKPIAKKLGIDDILQKYPYEVSGGQKQRAAVARALITKPQLILADEPTGALDSRSSGQLLDLFNEINEEGQTIIMVTHSIKAASHASRVLFIKDGEVFHQLYRAFMSQDEMYQKISDTLTIIATGGVKNE, from the coding sequence ATGACGCTATTAGAAGTTAAAAAGCTAAAAAAAGTATATACCAGCCGTTTGGGCACCAATCATGTTCAGGCACTGTCAAATGTTTCTTTCTCTGTAGAAGAAGGTGAATATGTAGCCATTATGGGAGAGTCAGGTTCGGGGAAAACGACTTTGCTCAATATTATTGCAGCTCTGGATAAGCCTACAAGTGGGGAAGTTGTTTTAAATGGGATAAGCAGCCAAAACCTTAAAGAAAAAGATATTTCAAAATTTCGCCGTGATAATTTAGGCTTTGTCTTTCAGGACTTTAATCTTTTGGATACTTTTTCTTTGCAGGACAATATATTTTTGCCATTGGTTCTCTCGGGGAAATCTTATGATGAAATGAACAGCCGTCTTAAACCTATAGCAAAGAAACTGGGCATTGATGATATTCTGCAAAAATATCCCTATGAGGTTTCAGGAGGTCAAAAGCAAAGGGCAGCCGTTGCCCGGGCATTGATCACAAAACCTCAGCTGATCCTTGCCGATGAGCCGACAGGTGCTCTGGATTCACGCTCTAGTGGCCAGCTTCTTGATTTATTTAATGAGATTAATGAAGAAGGACAGACGATTATTATGGTTACCCATAGTATTAAAGCAGCCAGCCATGCAAGCCGTGTACTTTTTATTAAAGATGGCGAAGTTTTTCATCAACTTTATAGAGCATTCATGTCACAGGATGAGATGTACCAAAAAATTTCAGATACGCTGACGATCATTGCTACAGGTGGTGTGAAAAATGAGTAA
- a CDS encoding sensor histidine kinase gives MKQKGKEFIQLFILYFKAYIKEIIFYVLAASIFFLVFSLYGLPLEPVIYSFILCMNIGVVFLSVNFMDYYRRHKILKDLQDSIVLSLEKLPDVKDMIEQDYQELLSILYNANVQSKYEADEKYNNLMRYYTLWAHQIKTPIAAIHLILQEEENEQNLELSMELFKIEQYVEFVLQYLRLDSMFSDLVFKKYSLDEIVKQAVRKYARMFVRKKIKLDFKGLNCEVLTDEKWLCFVIEQILSNALKYTKQGMIFIYMHPDFEKTLVIEDTGIGIAKEDLNRIFERGFTGYNGRWDKKSTGLGLYLCKQILDRLSHRITIESELDQGTKVFIHLETIQLKAE, from the coding sequence ATGAAACAGAAGGGAAAAGAATTCATTCAGCTGTTTATTTTATATTTTAAGGCTTATATAAAAGAGATCATCTTTTATGTCTTAGCAGCCAGCATCTTTTTTCTTGTATTTTCTTTATATGGGTTACCGTTAGAACCTGTAATTTATTCCTTTATTCTGTGTATGAATATAGGAGTTGTTTTTTTGTCTGTAAATTTTATGGATTATTACAGGAGACATAAGATATTAAAGGATTTGCAGGATAGTATTGTTTTAAGTCTTGAGAAACTTCCAGATGTCAAAGATATGATTGAACAGGATTATCAGGAACTTCTTTCTATTCTTTATAATGCCAATGTTCAAAGTAAGTATGAGGCAGACGAAAAATATAACAATCTGATGCGCTATTATACTTTATGGGCTCATCAAATTAAGACGCCTATTGCAGCCATACATTTAATCCTTCAGGAAGAAGAAAACGAACAGAATCTTGAACTATCTATGGAGCTTTTTAAAATTGAGCAATATGTTGAATTTGTCCTTCAGTATCTGAGACTTGACAGTATGTTTTCTGATTTGGTGTTCAAAAAGTATAGTTTAGATGAGATTGTAAAACAAGCCGTTCGAAAGTATGCAAGAATGTTTGTGAGAAAGAAGATTAAATTGGATTTCAAGGGGTTAAACTGCGAGGTTCTGACGGATGAAAAGTGGTTATGCTTTGTCATAGAGCAAATTTTATCCAATGCACTTAAATATACGAAACAAGGGATGATTTTCATCTATATGCACCCTGATTTTGAAAAGACTCTTGTTATAGAAGATACAGGAATTGGAATTGCCAAAGAAGATTTAAACCGAATATTTGAACGGGGATTTACAGGCTATAACGGAAGATGGGATAAAAAGTCTACAGGACTTGGACTATATTTGTGTAAACAGATTTTAGACAGACTCTCCCACAGGATTACAATAGAATCAGAGTTGGATCAGGGAACAAAAGTGTTCATTCATTTAGAAACCATTCAGTTAAAAGCAGAATGA